One Lacunisphaera limnophila DNA window includes the following coding sequences:
- the rpsG gene encoding 30S ribosomal protein S7, translating to MSRRRRATHRPTVPDVRYNSALVTHLINVIMKSGKRTLAERIVYGAFEKVSEKLQKGDPVDLLMGAMENARPKLEVKSRRVGGATYQVPVEITFERQESLALRWIVDAANGRKGIPMREAIAAEIVDAYNNTGSVVKKKEEMHKMAQANRAFAHLRW from the coding sequence ATGTCACGTCGCCGCAGAGCCACTCATCGCCCCACCGTCCCGGATGTCCGCTATAACAGCGCCCTGGTGACCCACCTGATCAACGTCATCATGAAGAGCGGCAAGCGCACGCTCGCCGAGCGCATCGTCTACGGTGCCTTCGAGAAGGTGAGCGAGAAGCTCCAGAAGGGCGACCCGGTCGACCTGCTGATGGGCGCGATGGAAAACGCCCGCCCGAAGCTGGAGGTCAAGAGCCGCCGCGTCGGTGGCGCCACCTACCAGGTTCCCGTGGAAATCACCTTTGAGCGCCAGGAATCCCTGGCCCTCCGCTGGATTGTCGACGCCGCCAACGGCCGCAAGGGCATCCCGATGCGCGAGGCCATCGCCGCCGAGATCGTGGACGCCTACAACAACACCGGCTCCGTGGTGAAGAAGAAGGAAGAAATGCACAAGATGGCCCAGGCCAACCGCGCCTTCGCCCATCTCCGCTGGTAA
- the rpsL gene encoding 30S ribosomal protein S12, producing the protein MPTINQLVRKGRRKVVAKSKAPALQGNPFRRGVCVQVMTRTPKKPNSAIRKVAKVRLTNGTEVISYIPDEGHNLQEHSIVLVRGGRVKDLPGVRYHIVRGTLDATGVEKRRRSRSKYGVKRPKAAK; encoded by the coding sequence ATGCCAACCATCAACCAACTCGTGAGAAAAGGACGCCGCAAAGTCGTTGCGAAGTCCAAGGCTCCGGCGTTGCAGGGTAATCCCTTCCGCCGCGGCGTTTGTGTGCAGGTCATGACCCGCACGCCGAAAAAGCCGAACTCGGCCATCCGCAAAGTCGCGAAGGTCCGCCTCACGAACGGCACCGAGGTCATCTCCTATATCCCCGACGAGGGCCACAACCTCCAGGAGCACTCCATTGTGCTCGTGCGCGGTGGCCGCGTGAAGGATCTCCCCGGCGTGCGTTACCACATTGTCCGCGGCACCCTCGACGCCACCGGTGTCGAGAAGCGCCGTCGTTCCCGTTCCAAATACGGCGTCAAGCGCCCGAAGGCCGCCAAGTAA